One stretch of Abyssibacter profundi DNA includes these proteins:
- the recQ gene encoding DNA helicase RecQ translates to MSAQAVLQRVYGYSAFRGEQEAIIDAAVAGRDVLVLMPTGGGKSVCYQIPALVREGVGIVVSPLIALMSDQVAALRQLGVRAAYLNSTLDFQQASEIEAQLRAGELDLLYMAPERLMLPRTLDLLAESPLALIAIDEAHCVSQWGHDFRPEYLGLSALAARFPGVPRMALTATADVPTRDEIVQRLALQDPARFVASFDRPNIRYRVSERGNAKQQLLRFLQKEHPGEAGVVYCLSRKKVEATAEWLRDAGFDAVPYHAGLPAEMRAAHQERFLREDGVIVVATIAFGMGIDKPDVRFVAHLDLPGSVEAYYQETGRAGRDGEPADAWMLYGLGDVVQRRQMIDSGEAGDERKRVERSKLDAMLGYCELDSCRRQPLLRYFGQSLETACGNCDNCLWPPETDDATEPARQALSAVYRTGQRFGVSYLVDHLMGKADERAQRFGHDQVSTFGIGRELTAERWRRLFRQLIARGYLDVDVDGYGGLRLSESARGLLKGQETIRVRRKVATGSGGSRRASAAQSTLSPGDEGLFEALRRWRKSEADEQGVPAYVVFHDATLRDIAREKPADSAALGAIGGVSVKRLERYGDAILELVATAQSTSATGS, encoded by the coding sequence ATGTCAGCACAAGCAGTCTTGCAGCGGGTTTACGGGTATTCGGCATTTCGGGGAGAGCAGGAGGCCATCATCGATGCCGCCGTCGCCGGACGAGATGTGCTGGTGCTCATGCCCACGGGAGGCGGCAAGTCCGTTTGCTATCAGATCCCGGCGCTGGTCCGCGAGGGGGTGGGGATTGTCGTCTCGCCGCTGATCGCGCTGATGTCCGATCAGGTCGCGGCCCTGCGCCAGCTCGGGGTGCGGGCGGCGTACCTGAACTCAACGCTGGACTTTCAGCAGGCGTCCGAGATCGAGGCCCAGCTGCGGGCGGGTGAGCTGGATCTGCTGTACATGGCGCCGGAGCGGCTGATGCTGCCACGCACGCTGGACCTGCTCGCCGAGTCGCCACTGGCGCTGATCGCCATCGACGAGGCGCATTGCGTGTCGCAGTGGGGGCATGACTTCCGGCCCGAGTACCTGGGCCTGTCAGCGTTGGCCGCGCGTTTTCCCGGTGTGCCCCGCATGGCGCTGACGGCCACGGCCGATGTGCCCACCCGCGACGAGATCGTCCAGCGCTTGGCCCTGCAAGATCCGGCACGGTTCGTTGCCAGTTTTGACCGCCCCAACATTCGCTACCGCGTCAGCGAGCGCGGCAATGCCAAGCAGCAGTTGCTGCGGTTCCTGCAGAAAGAGCATCCCGGCGAGGCCGGGGTGGTGTACTGCCTCTCACGCAAGAAGGTGGAGGCCACGGCCGAGTGGCTGCGCGATGCCGGGTTCGATGCCGTGCCGTACCACGCCGGCCTACCGGCCGAAATGCGGGCGGCGCATCAGGAACGGTTTCTGCGCGAGGACGGCGTCATTGTTGTCGCCACCATTGCTTTCGGCATGGGGATCGACAAGCCCGACGTGCGGTTCGTCGCCCACCTCGACCTGCCCGGGAGCGTCGAAGCCTATTACCAGGAGACCGGGCGCGCAGGCCGTGACGGCGAACCCGCCGATGCCTGGATGCTCTACGGTCTGGGTGATGTGGTGCAGCGGCGGCAGATGATCGACTCCGGCGAGGCCGGCGACGAGCGCAAGCGGGTCGAACGCAGCAAGCTCGACGCCATGCTGGGCTACTGCGAACTGGACAGCTGTCGTCGCCAGCCCCTGCTTCGCTATTTTGGCCAGTCGCTCGAAACGGCTTGCGGCAACTGCGACAACTGTCTGTGGCCGCCGGAAACCGATGACGCGACCGAGCCGGCGCGGCAGGCGTTGTCGGCGGTTTATCGCACCGGCCAGCGCTTCGGCGTCAGCTATCTGGTGGATCATTTAATGGGCAAGGCCGACGAGCGCGCGCAGCGTTTTGGCCATGATCAGGTCTCGACCTTCGGCATCGGGCGCGAGTTGACGGCCGAGCGCTGGCGGCGTTTGTTCCGTCAACTGATTGCCCGCGGCTACCTGGATGTGGATGTCGACGGCTACGGTGGCCTGCGCTTGAGCGAATCCGCCAGGGGGCTGCTCAAGGGGCAGGAGACCATTCGGGTGCGTCGCAAAGTCGCAACAGGCAGTGGCGGCAGTCGCCGCGCCAGTGCGGCTCAATCCACGCTATCGCCCGGTGATGAAGGGCTGTTCGAGGCATTACGCCGCTGGCGCAAAAGCGAAGCGGACGAGCAGGGCGTGCCCGCTTACGTGGTATTCCACGACGCCACCTTGCGCGACATCGCCCGTGAAAAGCCTGCGGATTCGGCGGCCTTGGGCGCCATTGGCGGCGTGTCGGTCAAACGCCTGGAACGCTACGGCGATGCCATTTTGGAGTTGGTGGCAACAG
- a CDS encoding biotin/lipoyl-binding protein, with amino-acid sequence MERPSRIVTSWPAALLAFWVSTLAAAQPTPVTAETIEASHAAAPLRLSGTFTARQRADLSPAVAGLIQTLAVDVGDRVDAGTTLLGLDPELAELQLARLQAAAKEAEALRDEAQRQAQQARVLAESGDLSASLAQTRAAEAATAEARFASRQAEVREQAARLRRHRL; translated from the coding sequence ATGGAACGGCCGTCTCGAATTGTCACGTCTTGGCCTGCAGCGCTACTGGCCTTTTGGGTGTCGACGCTTGCCGCCGCCCAGCCCACTCCCGTGACGGCGGAGACCATTGAAGCGTCTCACGCCGCCGCGCCGCTGCGGTTGTCCGGCACGTTTACGGCGCGTCAGCGCGCTGATCTGTCGCCCGCCGTCGCCGGGTTGATCCAGACCTTGGCCGTCGATGTCGGCGACCGGGTTGACGCGGGTACAACGCTGCTGGGGCTGGACCCCGAACTGGCCGAGCTGCAGCTCGCCCGTCTGCAGGCTGCCGCCAAAGAAGCCGAGGCGCTACGCGATGAGGCCCAACGTCAGGCACAGCAGGCCCGCGTGCTGGCGGAGTCGGGCGACCTGTCGGCCTCGCTGGCCCAGACCCGTGCGGCGGAAGCAGCCACCGCCGAGGCGCGGTTCGCGAGTCGCCAGGCGGAAGTGCGCGAGCAGGCCGCGCGTCTGCGACGACACCGCCTGTAG
- a CDS encoding efflux RND transporter permease subunit — protein MIEALVRRGTLLTVAALVLCVLGLLAALRVPVQMIPDLEVREISVRTSWPGATPQDVEKEILIEQEEFLRAVPNLARLISYASTGRAEIELEFPFGTDITQALIDVNNALSQVPAYPETVDEPRVTADSFSQNAFMYYRVVPLPGNPRALDMDMMQDFIDDNVRTRMERVPGVSQVEVRGGAERQIQIFVDPAALAERGVSLTQLREAIRARNRDVSAGDLNTGKRRYLLRTVGRFDDLIDIEDLIIAREGDAVVRLRDVAELRLDHFELRRLSYAEGAPAITLAVNRISGSNVIAIKQAMAPVVEAVNRDVLEPAGMRMSLTSDDVRYVEASVANVWQNLGIGAVLATLVLFAFLRSVRATAVGVLGVPICTIAAFMGLLLAGRTINVISLAGVAFAIGMTLDNTIVVLEAIERERRQGLGRFASAVAGVKRVWSAVLASTLTTVLVFAPILFIEEEAGQLYSDIAVAISASILASMLVAITLVPTAAARLTMAENRPEPGRAVRKQVAAAVAWLVARPSRRWGYLGGLTALVVAILVWLTPPAEYLPEGEEPKLFARMIAPPGYNLDEMTVIADDLQAKLMPYVEDDPDRFARGEVDVPALAYINLSVDPGGLRIITETIRPAQIDALIPILTDLYTAYPGMRAFVSRGSIISSNDGGTRSVNVDISGADLGAIYTAADLVYDRARSVLDDPQIGSQPSSLTLNQPLVEVRPDWLRASELGLTAEELGFAVAALSDGAFVDEYFVGDDKVDMYLYSQAGHAQDLSALPELPIATAAGIVPISAVATLVDTVDTDEIRRVNGQRTVTLNIIAPRSIALETAVGIVREDIIGALQASGELPAGVVLDISGAADQLDATRQALSGNFVVSLVLCYLLLVAIFTHWGYPFVIMTIVPLGVAGGIGGLVLLNLFLRQPFDMISMLGFLILLGTVVNNPILIVDRALQNLRDGEASPERAVTEAVDARLRPIMMSMITTVAGLSPLVFIPGAGTELYRGVGTIVLAGLVFSTLVTVTLLPVLLTTLLRLRPRPAG, from the coding sequence ATGATCGAGGCCCTGGTCCGTCGCGGCACGCTGCTGACCGTCGCGGCGCTCGTACTGTGCGTCCTGGGCTTGCTGGCGGCGTTGCGTGTGCCGGTGCAGATGATCCCGGACCTGGAGGTCCGCGAGATCTCGGTTCGCACCAGCTGGCCGGGTGCCACGCCGCAGGACGTGGAAAAGGAAATTCTCATCGAGCAGGAAGAATTCCTGCGCGCCGTACCGAACCTGGCCCGGCTGATCTCTTATGCCTCGACCGGCCGCGCCGAAATCGAGCTGGAGTTCCCTTTTGGCACCGACATCACCCAGGCGCTAATCGACGTCAACAACGCCTTGTCGCAGGTTCCGGCCTACCCGGAAACCGTCGACGAGCCACGCGTCACCGCGGATTCTTTCTCCCAGAACGCGTTCATGTACTACCGCGTCGTGCCCCTGCCAGGCAACCCGCGCGCGCTGGACATGGACATGATGCAGGACTTTATCGATGACAACGTGCGCACACGCATGGAGCGGGTGCCCGGCGTATCGCAGGTGGAGGTGCGGGGCGGGGCGGAACGGCAGATTCAGATCTTCGTCGACCCCGCCGCCCTGGCCGAGCGCGGCGTCTCGCTCACCCAGCTGCGCGAGGCGATCCGGGCGCGCAACCGGGATGTCTCGGCCGGTGATCTCAATACCGGCAAGCGACGATACCTGCTGCGCACGGTGGGTCGGTTTGACGACCTGATCGACATCGAGGACCTGATCATTGCCCGCGAAGGCGACGCCGTCGTGCGCCTGCGCGATGTCGCCGAGCTTCGCCTGGATCACTTCGAACTGCGGCGTCTGTCCTATGCCGAAGGCGCGCCGGCCATCACGCTGGCGGTCAACCGCATTTCGGGCTCCAACGTCATCGCCATCAAACAGGCCATGGCGCCGGTGGTCGAGGCCGTGAACCGCGACGTGCTGGAGCCTGCCGGCATGCGCATGAGCCTGACCAGCGACGATGTGCGCTATGTCGAAGCCTCGGTGGCCAACGTCTGGCAGAACCTGGGCATTGGCGCCGTGCTCGCCACGCTGGTGTTGTTCGCGTTCCTGCGGTCGGTGCGGGCGACCGCCGTCGGCGTGCTCGGCGTACCCATCTGCACCATCGCGGCCTTCATGGGGCTGTTGCTGGCCGGGCGCACGATCAATGTGATCTCGCTCGCGGGCGTGGCCTTTGCCATTGGCATGACGCTGGACAACACCATCGTCGTGCTCGAGGCCATCGAGCGCGAACGCCGGCAGGGTCTGGGCCGCTTTGCATCGGCGGTGGCCGGGGTCAAGCGCGTGTGGAGCGCGGTGCTGGCGTCCACGCTGACGACGGTGCTGGTGTTCGCCCCCATCCTGTTTATCGAAGAGGAAGCCGGGCAGCTGTATTCCGACATCGCGGTCGCCATTTCGGCGTCCATCCTCGCGTCGATGCTGGTGGCCATCACGTTGGTGCCCACGGCAGCCGCGCGACTCACCATGGCCGAAAACCGCCCCGAACCCGGCCGTGCGGTCCGCAAGCAAGTCGCCGCTGCCGTGGCCTGGCTGGTGGCCCGCCCCAGCCGTCGCTGGGGCTATCTGGGCGGTCTGACGGCCCTGGTCGTCGCCATTCTTGTTTGGCTGACGCCGCCTGCCGAGTACCTGCCAGAGGGTGAGGAGCCCAAGCTGTTTGCACGGATGATCGCGCCGCCCGGCTACAACCTGGACGAGATGACGGTCATCGCGGACGACCTCCAGGCCAAGCTCATGCCCTATGTCGAAGACGATCCCGATCGCTTCGCGCGCGGCGAGGTTGACGTGCCCGCGCTGGCCTATATCAATCTGTCGGTGGACCCGGGCGGCCTGCGCATCATCACCGAGACCATCCGGCCCGCCCAGATCGATGCCCTCATCCCCATCCTGACGGACCTGTACACGGCCTACCCCGGGATGCGTGCATTCGTGTCCCGCGGTTCCATTATCAGCAGCAACGATGGCGGCACCCGCAGCGTGAATGTCGATATTTCCGGCGCAGATCTGGGTGCGATCTATACGGCGGCTGACCTGGTCTATGACCGCGCTCGCAGCGTGCTGGACGATCCGCAAATCGGCTCCCAGCCCTCGTCGCTAACGCTCAACCAACCGCTGGTGGAGGTGCGACCGGACTGGCTCCGCGCCTCCGAACTGGGGCTGACCGCCGAGGAACTGGGCTTTGCCGTCGCCGCCCTGTCTGATGGCGCCTTTGTCGACGAGTACTTTGTCGGCGATGACAAGGTCGACATGTACCTCTACAGCCAGGCGGGTCATGCGCAGGACCTTTCTGCCCTGCCCGAGCTGCCGATCGCCACTGCGGCCGGCATTGTGCCGATTTCAGCTGTGGCAACGCTGGTGGACACCGTGGATACCGACGAGATTCGCCGGGTCAATGGACAGCGCACAGTCACGCTCAACATCATCGCCCCGCGCTCCATCGCGCTGGAGACGGCGGTTGGCATCGTGCGGGAGGACATCATCGGCGCCCTGCAAGCCTCGGGAGAGCTGCCGGCGGGTGTGGTGCTCGATATCTCCGGTGCGGCCGACCAGCTCGACGCCACACGCCAGGCCTTATCCGGCAATTTTGTGGTTTCACTGGTGCTCTGCTATCTGCTGCTGGTGGCCATCTTCACGCACTGGGGCTACCCCTTCGTGATCATGACCATTGTTCCGCTCGGCGTAGCCGGGGGGATTGGCGGGCTGGTGTTGCTCAACCTGTTCCTGCGTCAGCCCTTCGACATGATTTCCATGCTGGGATTTCTGATTCTGCTGGGCACGGTGGTTAACAACCCGATTCTGATCGTGGACCGGGCACTGCAAAACCTGCGAGATGGCGAAGCCTCACCCGAGCGCGCCGTCACCGAGGCCGTGGACGCGCGCCTGCGCCCCATCATGATGTCGATGATCACCACCGTTGCCGGGTTGTCGCCGCTGGTCTTTATCCCCGGTGCGGGCACGGAGCTCTACCGCGGCGTCGGCACCATCGTGTTGGCCGGCCTCGTGTTTTCCACCCTGGTCACGGTCACGCTGCTACCGGTTCTGCTCACCACGCTGCTGCGACTGCGGCCACGGCCGGCAGGCTAG
- a CDS encoding YceH family protein: METPELSPAEARVLAALFEKSITTPNYYPMTVNAIMAASNQKSSRLPVMSLTEGEVGRALTQLAEYRFCSREDSGSRVPKWRQNFKHRLLLKDHSAAILAVLMLRGPQTRSELRSRAEGLRGPGTPAELDAALEFLGDRSEPLILTLPRQPGQKEPRIAHTLCGAPEIPDVAVAPPTPPASRASSASRDELLARVEALEARMQALEDALGN, encoded by the coding sequence GTGGAGACGCCAGAACTGTCCCCGGCCGAGGCTCGCGTCCTCGCCGCGTTGTTCGAGAAATCGATCACGACCCCCAATTACTACCCCATGACCGTCAACGCGATCATGGCGGCGTCCAATCAAAAATCCTCACGCCTGCCGGTCATGTCGCTGACGGAGGGTGAGGTTGGTCGCGCGCTGACGCAGCTGGCCGAGTATCGTTTTTGCAGTCGTGAGGACAGCGGCTCCCGAGTGCCGAAATGGCGCCAGAACTTCAAACACCGCTTGTTGCTCAAGGATCATTCGGCCGCGATTCTCGCGGTATTGATGCTGCGCGGACCACAGACCCGGTCGGAGTTGCGCAGTCGGGCCGAGGGCCTGCGGGGCCCCGGCACGCCAGCGGAGCTGGACGCCGCATTGGAATTTCTTGGTGATCGCAGCGAGCCGCTCATCCTGACGCTGCCGCGTCAGCCGGGGCAGAAGGAACCACGCATCGCGCATACACTTTGCGGTGCGCCAGAGATTCCGGATGTGGCCGTGGCGCCGCCGACGCCGCCGGCCTCACGGGCATCATCCGCCAGCCGGGACGAGCTGCTGGCCCGGGTCGAGGCCTTGGAGGCCCGGATGCAGGCACTGGAAGACGCCCTGGGCAACTAG
- a CDS encoding S8 family serine peptidase: MNSKRIALCISAWLCVSTASWALDVDWRAKVDQQLLSDLQTLTTVDFMVQLQDQADLSGAEALTDKAAKGRFVMQTLQATAQRSQAPLLALLQARGVTHRAFWISNAVHVQGTVADLEAVARLPGVAHVHWLQPIPAPAPVEQAAPKQTPHKAVEAGVALVRAPEVWAAGINGEGIVVGDHDIGVEWTHPALQDKYRGWDPGTRTGSHDYNWRNAFGASDLFCADPGEPCDSHGHGTHTTGTMVGDDGQGMQIGMAPGAEWIACRSLYDPIVGLGTVPAYMDCMEWMIAPYPIDDPAGADPAMAPHVVNNSWGCLEGCAPPMLDDLNKATKAAGIVQVVSAGNDGSECSTIAFPLAVYEESFSVGATNVEDVMAGFSSRGPVLSDLSMRVKPNVVAPGVSTLSATINGEYAALSGTSMAGPHVAGLVALLLSAEPKLIGRVDDVRAIIEQTAVPIAHGETCGGTTDADIPNNTSGYGRIDAYEAVTRRPVLAVDASGSASGNSLTYVATVSLPADAAIAATGVTVSVDLPAGATVTAVDSSVQMPTTKATEQYQIDSLAPGGNWALSLTIEGAGDQPITAEVEADQVSAVAAPAVNGTAAAGGQPPSGSSGAWGLWALLPLFLAASLRRRSVSPR, translated from the coding sequence ATGAATAGCAAACGAATCGCACTGTGCATCAGTGCGTGGTTGTGTGTGAGCACGGCCAGCTGGGCTCTGGATGTCGACTGGCGTGCCAAGGTCGATCAGCAATTGTTGAGTGATTTACAGACGCTGACCACGGTCGACTTCATGGTCCAGTTGCAGGATCAGGCCGACCTATCAGGTGCCGAGGCGCTGACCGATAAGGCGGCCAAGGGGCGCTTTGTCATGCAAACCCTGCAGGCCACGGCGCAGCGGAGTCAGGCTCCGCTGCTGGCTTTGCTGCAGGCCCGCGGAGTCACGCACCGAGCCTTCTGGATTTCCAATGCCGTGCATGTTCAGGGCACCGTGGCAGACCTGGAAGCGGTGGCGCGACTGCCCGGTGTGGCGCATGTGCACTGGCTCCAGCCGATTCCGGCGCCCGCGCCGGTCGAGCAGGCTGCGCCCAAGCAGACCCCGCACAAGGCGGTGGAAGCCGGCGTTGCGCTGGTTCGCGCCCCTGAGGTCTGGGCGGCAGGTATCAACGGTGAGGGGATTGTCGTCGGTGATCACGATATCGGTGTGGAATGGACGCATCCGGCCCTGCAGGACAAGTACCGCGGCTGGGATCCAGGCACCCGGACGGGCAGCCACGACTACAACTGGCGCAATGCCTTCGGCGCGTCCGATCTGTTCTGTGCCGATCCGGGCGAGCCCTGTGACTCACACGGTCATGGCACGCATACCACCGGGACCATGGTGGGTGACGATGGCCAGGGCATGCAGATTGGCATGGCCCCGGGCGCCGAGTGGATTGCCTGCCGCTCGCTTTATGACCCCATCGTCGGTCTCGGCACGGTCCCGGCCTACATGGACTGCATGGAGTGGATGATCGCGCCGTATCCCATCGACGACCCGGCCGGTGCCGACCCGGCCATGGCGCCGCATGTGGTCAACAACTCCTGGGGCTGCCTGGAGGGCTGTGCACCGCCGATGCTCGATGACCTGAACAAGGCCACCAAGGCCGCAGGGATTGTGCAGGTCGTGTCCGCCGGGAACGATGGGTCCGAGTGCAGCACCATCGCCTTCCCGCTGGCGGTTTACGAGGAATCCTTCTCGGTAGGCGCGACGAATGTCGAGGACGTCATGGCCGGCTTTTCCAGCCGTGGCCCGGTGCTCAGCGATTTGTCCATGCGGGTCAAACCCAATGTCGTCGCCCCGGGCGTCAGCACGTTGTCGGCGACGATCAACGGTGAGTACGCGGCTCTGAGCGGCACCAGTATGGCGGGCCCGCATGTGGCCGGACTGGTGGCCCTGCTGCTGTCTGCTGAACCCAAACTCATCGGTCGCGTGGACGATGTACGGGCGATCATCGAGCAGACCGCCGTGCCCATTGCGCATGGCGAAACCTGTGGCGGCACGACGGATGCCGACATCCCCAACAACACCTCCGGCTACGGCCGTATCGACGCGTATGAAGCGGTGACGCGGCGGCCGGTGCTGGCGGTGGATGCCAGTGGCTCGGCCTCGGGTAACAGCCTGACTTATGTCGCCACGGTCAGCCTGCCCGCAGATGCCGCCATCGCAGCCACGGGTGTCACCGTCTCCGTAGACCTGCCCGCGGGCGCAACGGTGACGGCGGTGGATTCCAGCGTGCAGATGCCGACGACCAAGGCGACCGAGCAGTACCAGATTGACAGTCTGGCGCCGGGCGGCAACTGGGCGCTGAGTCTGACCATCGAGGGAGCTGGCGACCAGCCCATCACCGCCGAGGTGGAGGCAGACCAAGTCAGCGCCGTCGCTGCACCCGCCGTGAACGGAACCGCCGCTGCCGGCGGGCAGCCGCCATCCGGGTCCAGCGGTGCCTGGGGGCTATGGGCCTTGCTGCCGCTGTTCCTTGCCGCCTCGCTGCGACGGCGGTCTGTGTCGCCGCGATAA
- a CDS encoding pirin family protein produces MSYHPAPTPDCQEQHGRVQRLVEGRQRDLGGFCVRRVLPARDQPMLGPFIFLDEMGPAELPAGKGINVRPHPHIGLATMTYLFEGEILHRDSVGAVQPITPGAVNLMTAGRGIVHSERAGSDLDRAAGLHGLQCWMALPDDLEDCAPAFAHYTADDIPSISRPGADIRVIMGQAFDQRSPVQTASPALYCECRLASGATLACPAATERGIYVVQGRLRIGGTVCEAGSLAVLDAEDAVELRAETDTLCVILGGDPVGQRHIFWNFVARSPATIEQAKADWMARRFPDIPDDNEEWIPIPEWPGASGTRP; encoded by the coding sequence ATGAGCTATCACCCTGCCCCAACACCCGATTGTCAGGAGCAGCACGGACGCGTGCAGCGACTGGTCGAGGGCAGACAGCGCGACCTCGGCGGTTTCTGTGTCCGCCGGGTGCTGCCTGCACGAGATCAACCCATGCTCGGACCCTTTATCTTCCTGGACGAAATGGGGCCGGCCGAGCTACCTGCCGGCAAAGGCATCAATGTTCGCCCCCACCCGCATATCGGGCTGGCCACGATGACCTACTTGTTTGAGGGCGAGATTCTGCATCGCGATAGCGTGGGCGCGGTGCAGCCGATTACGCCGGGGGCCGTTAATCTCATGACCGCCGGCCGCGGTATCGTCCACTCCGAGCGGGCGGGTTCTGATCTGGACCGGGCCGCAGGCCTGCATGGCCTCCAGTGCTGGATGGCCCTGCCGGACGACCTGGAAGACTGTGCCCCCGCGTTCGCCCACTACACCGCCGACGACATTCCCAGCATTTCACGGCCCGGCGCCGATATTCGGGTCATCATGGGACAGGCCTTCGACCAACGGTCGCCTGTGCAGACCGCATCCCCTGCGCTGTACTGCGAATGCCGTCTCGCCAGTGGCGCCACCCTGGCCTGCCCGGCCGCCACGGAGCGCGGGATTTACGTGGTTCAAGGTCGACTGCGCATCGGCGGCACCGTCTGCGAAGCCGGCAGCCTGGCCGTGCTGGATGCCGAAGACGCCGTCGAATTAAGGGCCGAAACCGACACGCTGTGCGTGATTCTCGGCGGCGACCCCGTGGGTCAGCGGCACATTTTCTGGAACTTCGTTGCGCGCAGCCCCGCGACCATCGAGCAGGCCAAAGCCGACTGGATGGCGCGCCGCTTCCCCGACATTCCGGACGACAACGAAGAGTGGATCCCGATCCCCGAATGGCCCGGCGCCAGCGGGACCCGGCCATGA
- a CDS encoding OsmC family protein yields MKTLATATVRSTDTPYRQDIETRGFHLVGDEPPEPAGPGPYDYFLTGLGMCTTITLQMYAERKGWDLGTVSVSLTLTKDADGQTHIHRHIHATGDLSDRQWDRLLEIAAKTPVTRTVIDGASVTSDRGNAAAP; encoded by the coding sequence ATGAAGACACTGGCCACCGCAACCGTCCGCTCGACGGACACTCCCTATCGTCAGGACATCGAGACCCGGGGTTTTCACCTGGTGGGTGACGAGCCGCCAGAACCCGCTGGCCCTGGCCCCTACGACTACTTCCTCACCGGCCTGGGCATGTGCACCACCATCACCTTGCAAATGTACGCCGAGCGCAAGGGCTGGGATCTCGGGACCGTCTCGGTGTCACTGACCCTAACGAAGGATGCCGACGGACAGACACACATCCATCGCCACATCCACGCGACCGGCGACCTCAGCGACCGCCAATGGGATCGCCTGCTGGAGATCGCAGCGAAAACGCCGGTGACCCGCACGGTCATCGACGGGGCCTCGGTCACCAGCGACCGAGGCAACGCAGCCGCACCGTAA